tatatatatatatatacacacatgcacacacacacacacacacacacacacacacacagaataaTGCCATTAAAATGCATTGTACACTGTGTTAACATTATATTGAGACTAGAATGGTTAATTTGTATAACCAGCTATATTAATTTCTACTATATTTGCAGAACAAGCCATTGAAGAAACGGAGGTACTGCCATCTCATTGAAACGTATACAGATGCCGAACGTGTATCGTATGTAACATATTCAAGTCTATACGCGAAAAGAAAATTGAACAACACCGTCTACATGGCAATAACAAAAAATGGGAAAATAAAGACATTCCGTCCAGACAATGCGAAGAAGCACCTGAAGAGTATAGAATTTCAATATAAGCATGTGTGAGAACTGAACGAACAAACTGTGTTTCTGTAGATGTTAGATGATTACGTTGCCAACGGTTCTGAAGGACACTGATCCATGAACGATACTAACGGACCTACGCTATGAACTCTTGATAACATATGGtctttgaaatcagttctaTAAAGCACGTCTATTTATGGCTAGAGTGTTGAATTTATTGGTTATGTACAGTAGATGTTTTTTGGTGTTGTACGAAAACTCCGAAGACCATGTTAGGTAACAGGTCTCTAATATATCTACCGACATTGCTACAATCACAATCTGCGTTAACACTTGTCAATGAGCGTCTGTGTTTGTAGAGTTTGGCAATGCTAACAAAAGAACCCTACGGTGACTTTCACTAGCCACCGTACTTACATGTAAGTTATGGCTACTACATACCAGTGTTTTGGAATTAGATTAATAGGCTTTAATGTGAATATATCTTGcaccatagacgttggagagtcTCCAATGTCGACATATATGCTTGCACCAATGTGATGATAGCCAGTCTTACAAATTATCAGTCATCTGCTTATCGATATGCAAACATCTTCGTTCGTTCAGTTTTCGCATCCGATATGAATTAGAGACTTTCGCACTTACTGATCACGCCAATTCATTTGAAAAGGGAGCCAGACATTGCATACTGACAATGGGATTGACCCCGGGGATTGACCCCAAAACGTCTTGTGATAAGTATGTCCTGTTTTTAATATTCGGAGGTACTAACCTGTCAAAGGGGGGAAGCCTCTGAAACCAGTCATTATCGCAAAACCTTTTCAGTTTATTTCACGGACAACTTCAAATCCGTAATGACGatactctttcttgggtgtatgAATTTCATGTTGTAGATGGTAGAAGATACGTTATATATCATTGAATTAGGCACCTTTGTGATTCACCGGCATGTCCATGATACTATCGTTGGACTTGGGCTTCTACATGCCGTCATCACAAACCACGGTTGTCAAAGTTCTTGTGAACAGACATTTTTCATGGCTTCATTTAAGTCATTAAACATTTACCATATCTTTACTAGAAATCAACAAGGTATATATTCATTTGAAATGTATTGCACCTACATTTACATTAGAATGTCAAATTTTAAGAATTTTTAATGTCCAAAATGACTTATGATAACAAATACTTTATATATACTTATTTATTGTTCAACGTATTTTGCTTGAGTgtgtatgatgatgatgtaaaCGAGAATTTCGAAATGTCGATTTGTATAGTACTATATTTGTGAAGGCGCATTAATTGAATTCAAAGTTACTGCTCATGTCAAAACATGGAGCTAGTCTGTGTCATGTGACATTGATTTAGCCAATCAACACGAAGATAATCAATCTCCCTTtcatatatgtaatttttcacttttcacgTTTGATTTTGTAGCTGGAATATTAGCACTTGAGGCTTGATATTTTTGGAACATTTAAGTTTTCACTGAGAAGTTTCGtgaaatgtatttgttattCGTAAACAGAGTCGGCCACTATATTATAGGAAACTTACGTGTAAGCCTTGATTGTACAAAGATGGCTATTTTGAGAGCAACTCTGAGAATTTCTCTATCAAGAATATCTTAATAAATCAATGCATCCATAAATGCGACTGTGTTGATCTCAGTGTTGGAATAATATAATGGGAAATATTTTCCAAGTTCAGCAATTTATTTGTACTGTAATTAATTTTGATTAttgaaacactacatcttgattTAAAGTTggtcacgatttcaacctgtttccgTACTGCTTATTGTGGATAATATCGATATagcattttttttacaactatCAACGAATACTTTGTGGTTGTTCGATCAAAACATAATACTACAGTTACACCAGTACAGTTTTAgaatggtgacagattcaaaaccaagcttttacTTAAGACTttaacttgccactacactaccttaAGATATTATTGACTActacagatacaatgtctgtTTAGTCCCCAACGGGCACCGCCCGGagtaacatactatgtgagacatatgcacgctacatatttttttgtttatgcGTTTACACTCAtttctctggcatgcaccaactgatttcaaccaaacctggcataaaggtATAGtatactatgtgagacatatgcacaccACTGTGTTTTACGACCGAGGCAAATATGGTCGAACagtagccatatttgttgttaaatttcacaatatttggAGGTATatcagatacacacacacacacacacacacacacacacacatacacatgtataaatgCTCTTTTATatgttcaaaacatgtatttttttttataaaaacgCATTTCACATAAGCATTGCAttcattatacatttgtattatctGTAAATTACACGGAACTTgtaccccctcccccttaagttctatgaataaattaaaaacttcaatattgtgttattttgtttttcgtTTCAACatcaaacaacacaacacaacacaattcgatttaaatgcaaacaaaatagaaacacagaccacatacaaaatacatacattgacgAAGcaaacacaatgcaatacattaCAACACAAACTACCAATCGCCAACACATCTAATACACACACATCTATGGAAACCCATTCTAAAGCGGCGACTCATTGTGGTGTGAAATGTTTACTTCCATACTGTTTTATGTGCTTTTATTCATTGTGTGAACATTTACAGCTTTCcaattgtattaaaatattttacaggACTAAACAGCAGTTTTGTCACTGTTATACTCATTATATAAACCGAATGCCAAGAAATATTgcatcatatacattgtacgtAAGGGATACATCAGGAAGATAAAGACAGATGTGCGAAGGCCAACAATTATAGTACACGATTAACTTGGAATATGAGTGCGAATTGTAGAAACATTTGTCTGCCAACCTATCTCTActtgatttttttctatttccacCCTGACGACCCTTGATTCTACGTTGATGCTACACAGCCACTGCCAGTCAGTCTATATTTTCGTCACGGTTAATCTGTATTAGGCTTTCGATTGCTACAGTTTTAGGGACCTGCAGCCAGCTATGGTTGGTTGGATCATGGAGTACTTCCATGGATAGATTGACACTGTACTGCTACTTTCCCCGaaaatatatgaatgatattttaaaatatatttttaatgagAAACATTATTCCTAGCACCGATACAGAGGCGATAAAGGGACTGTGGTTGAGTGTTACCATGCATAAGCTTCCAAAAAAcgatgaacaagcaaacgacaTTTTGTCTGACCCTAAAGGAGTCTGACGCATTTTGAGACTGGAGCCTAAAGTCTATATACAAGATACATGGAGGTCACGACAGGGATGCTTCTGTCCTGTGAGTCTGCGCCCAGTACAACTGAGAGTCACAGATAGCCTCTGGTCGGAAAGCATATGTAACATGGACAATAGATATGATTTTCACCAATCAAAGTGACCCTTTCTAAAACCTATACATTATGATACCTTTACTAACCAGCAAAGCTAATTGTGTTGACTGGCTTCTTAGGTAATACACCGATGTATCAGTTGGCGTATTGAGTTGCAGGAAATTTTCCCAGCTTACTTGATCAAAGTGCACTTCAAAAAGAACAGTTTTGTTAAGAGAAcgtatgttgtcattttcttgtttgTAGTCATTTTCGAATCAGACGAATGGAATTTATGATTATATACTGTCATACACATCACCATAAACGGTAAATTTCTTACACACTCGAATGGCTTATGACTGCAGCCTAAGTGTGAAGAGCACTCGACAGATTTTGAATGCAGACAACATATTCTTGTGATCAGGTGTTTTCTATTCCCcaaattgctattactttgaCACCAACGACGAATAAACACTGAAGAACACTTATGGCTCCAAGTGTAGTAGCAAATCAGATATccaaatctgaatctgaatctgaatctgaaacAAATGTAGTATCAAATCAGATATCTGAATCTGGATCAAATGTAGGATCAAATCAGATATcagaatctgaatctgaatctaaaTCTGAACCAAATATAGTATCgaatcaacaaataaacacgAATATGATAATAAACAGATATTCAAATTTGAGTATCATCTGTTTTATTCCtgttgtttgtaaatgtcaaagtACTGCTACTTGTAGACGAATACAACTTTTGAACTGTGAATATTCTTCCGAGAAACATATGCAATGCGGTTGGTCGAGTCCTTTGCGAACGTCTGGCCTCGGGAAGATAATACTAATCACATTTGGAATCCGAAACCTGTTTTGATGAGCTGAGGTTATCTGATGTCACTGAAAAACACTAAAGAGTTTGCGGAAAACTTAAACCTTGTTTGTGTGGAGGTTATCATGTTACATATAAGACACGTGCAGACAGTGGTCTTTTCAGTGACATATTCTGTGACTAATCTACTGCTTTGTTAGGGTTATTTCTGATTTAaattgaaatgttcattttttaataaattttcACGCCACGTGCTGCAGCACGGTTGCTGACATGTATATCTGAAAACCCTATAAAACACTTAAACCCTGACTATTCATACTTTGAGCTAGAACTCATAGCTCGAAAAGTTGTGTTTTAATAAAGTAAAATACGAAGTTTCAAGATTTGGTGGCATCTAGGCTTTTTATTCAAGGAGTCTATCGATGCTTATTATGAATGATTGCGGGCGAAAAGTGGATTCCGAAAATAAAAGCAGAAGTTTCCGCCATGATCTGATGGCAGTCTCGAGTGTTTCTATCTACAACACATGCCAGTGCCGGGAATTGACACCTTCCATGATAGCTGTCGCGTTAAATCATCTACTGAAGCATTTGTCGTTTTGGGCTCTCATTATCACCAATCTCTGGGCCGACGGAACATGATTTGCGCCCTCAACGATGAATCTTTCCAGGCTGTTAACGATGCagtggcaatttttttttcatgtagacaaaatgGTCAAACTATAGTGCCTTTGGCCTTACATGGCATCAGCAACGAGATGTTAATTGGAAATAAAGGTTAGACTGGTGTTAACGTTATCTTACATTTTTTGTGCTTACGGTTGAACTCAGACTCAGAAACGTCATTTTCaccaatttacataaatattatcattcATGCATTTAGTTAATTATCTGAAAATCCTACTGgtagaaatgaaattttgtaatgttttctatGTTGTTATAAAGCGAAATTCGTCCATACTAATTACTATAACTTATATATCGTTTTACCAATTTATTGTTGCTGCTTTTCCTTACACATAGCCTATAGGATTGGGCAGAATGAAACAATTAAAGGAGCGagatataatatgtattaaattatatattcTACATTATAAATTACGAAATTTATGAATACAAGTACATAAAAATATATGGGTATACAGAATTTGTAAGAAGGtcgtgcatattcatgaggctgcaataatttgcataacaagtAACATTATTAGCTATTTTTATATGTTTAACGAAATTAATGACACAGCTGATGCATGCTACACGAGTGAAGCATTGAACCCTGCTActatttgacaaaataatttttagtgAAAGTGGTACTCAATTAGCATAATTGGGCAAAGTAAAACAGAAGTGTGTGTTTACGATAATCCGACCGACCTAagcatttttaaacatttaactTGAAACGAAAGatgaccttcatgcacgtctgtttaCCCCCATATTTCGTCATAGTATAACAGAAGGGGGTATCTGACCAACAGTTCGTTTGTTTTTGGAGCGAAGCAATATtcttacaaaacaaaacaaataaataaaaaacaaaacaaaataaagaaggtaaagataaaatatatattatttaacgCTATTAGTATTTTGGGGCAAAAAATGTGACTATGATGCTATTATTGGAAAGAATGTTTTATTTGAGAAACTTAAAACTTAGTACACGTATTCTATTTTGTTCAAGCAGCATGTGACTGATATTTTGCAAGCTGATATCACTAATTATGTGAGCgtattttcattaattaagtGACATTGATAGGTACATCATTAACATACTTAATTAACAGTGATAGGTACATCATTAACATACTTAATTAACAGTTATAGGTACATCATTAACATACTTAATTGGTTCAACATACATTACGTGTTTCATGATGCTATCAGGCGTACCAAACATTGTTTTCACTATCCATGCTACTAATTCcgaaaataccccccccccaaaaaaaaaaaaaaaaaaaaaaaaaaattaaaaataaaataaaataaaataaaataaaataaaaataaaaataaatagaaGTCCTGGTTAACAGTAACCTGTTGTTTAAAAAACCTGGTGTGATACCTAATaagattattattttgttctgggCCTACTCTTTCTATTGCTCAGTCAGATATCTATGTTGACACTTAACTGAGCCGGACTGGGTCTCTAATATACCAGGGTATGATATTGCATGTGTTCCCTTAAAACCCATAGAATGACTATTTATCTTTAGAGTTTGCAaccacaacattttttttaaaaaatgtattaaatgacaCATTATTGATCTAGCTACAAATATTGAACTCAAATACTGATTTTTAGGGTGATTTTATTCATCACATAAATGAGAACTTGAGTCTTGTCGGTGGACAAGTACCGAGGACAAGACATCACCAGAAAATAGCCTTTCTAGGAAATGTGAAGTTACAGAAGAGACGTCTCACTTTATTTCTAGTTTCTAAATCATTTGATTTTCTTCGAGATAGATATTTACCAGAGTAATATTGGAGGCACCCAATCTTCTTATAATTTGTTGTTAATTCTTTCTGATAAAGTTTTTCTTTTACTAGACAACCGTTTCCCTTTTCGTTAACGTACTTAAAGCATACAAACTTAGACATAATAACCAttaatttgatgattttattgCACTTTTTGTCCACCATCTTCTTCAGTCAATTATGTATAACCTTAATCATAATATGCATATCATCTTTATTAATTTCTACTGCATTCTGCTCCAATAGACCTATTGCAATAAATTGAACACATTCGTAGactattttgtcaaatttacaaaaatgtatagaaTACGTGTTGATTTTATATTAAGTACTCAAAGACACTGAAACTTGAAAGACAGTAAAGTGTGTAATATTGTAATGTGAAGATTTAATATTCAGGGGATGACATCACCGGCAAGAGATCAGGTTATACGACAAGTACAGATAACCCCGAAATTGCATAATAGTTTAATACCTTCATTGACTATTTTCTTTAAGTTACAAAGATATCGAAAACTTTCTTTGATTTTGTTTCAAGTCCTCAAAGACATACAAAGACaatgtaatattgtaatgtGGTGAATCGTGGAGATGAAATTGATGAAGGTGAATGACTCTGATAACATAAAAAGATGTAATATTGACatacaaattgatatttatagACAGGCATATCATTAATTAATTGACATTGATAGCTAGGTGTATCATTAACATACTTAATTGATTCAAAATGTGTAATTCTTTACGTCTTCTATGATGTAATTAGTCGTGTCAACTATGTTTTACAACATACACTCAGGCTAAAAAAATACGAAAATACGATAGTTTTAAGGGGAAAGGTAAATCCTACTGTAGTATGTTAGTGACCCTTTACTGATTAGGTTtactatgtatgtgtacacttgtcTGGGTGAAACATATAAacagttggtccagaacaaaagaatagtTCACTAATACGATAATACTAATTCGAGAATCTGGATTTGAAACCCTTGCCTTAACTAAACTCTTGGAATTAAGTAGTAATTGGATTTCACGTCCATTGTAACAGTTGCATTGTGAGATGCTAAGTTAAGTTACAGATATATATTAATTGTTCTAATAGTttccttggggggggggggggggggttgtattGCAGACACAAAACGGTACGACGAATCCACTAAATTGTCGACAAACTATAACAAGAGATCGGCAATTCTTCTGGATCCGGTCATGTGATCTTGTATCCGGACCAGGTGATTGACAGATGTTGGTGTTTTTTACGTATGACGGATACGTTGTATCCAAAATATAGGTTATTGATTATGACTATTATTTTAATAACTAATTCAAATTCACaatgaatgtataaatatgCCTTCCACCGTTCCACAATTTCATTCATTCGAGTAACCAACGAAGTGAAGACACCATGATGAAGGCACTGTTGATGTTGGTCATTTTTGCTGCTGCAGTGACGAATGCTTATGCTGAGTCaggtaaataaattatttattcaaCTGAATTTAAAactatcatattattattaggatcaaattgtgtattttctgtACACTGTGACTTTTGAAACCCGGCTCTATATATTCGGGTGCGAAGTAAGTATATTCTCCGATTCAGTGACATTGAAAGAGTATTTAATTGCTGGCCGAAGACCTCTACTGCACACACGTGCTTGATAACATTTGTCAAATGTACAATCGCCTGACTGATACATATTACATCCATTCTTGTTCTTCCTTGGTGGAAccatttatcacatttcttaAATGTTGTCGTGTCCCCTTTATCTTCCACGATCGGGTTCGCCTACGGAAAGGGATACCCTTTCAGTCCAAAGGCGAAATTACCACATCTGAAATATTTTCTTATGCTATCTTATAATACACGTTGAAGAGCAAAACATAGACGAAATGGCTCCAACAGAAATATAGACGGGGAAAGTCTACCCTTTCGATAAGCATTCAGTATGCATATGTGTTGTTAATGTCATAATCAAATAAGCTGAAACGTCGCCTAAATGGTATAAATAGTgaaagtgatattttttttctttcagaaAACGTCGCTTCAGGAAAATCGGTTACGGGTATTGGAACCACAATCGATCTACACAAAATAGTAGATGGTAACCCGCTATCATGTGGATTTGTACGTAAACCAACGCCTAACGGTCCTTATTTCAAAATCGATCTCGGCAAGGAATACGATGTCTCAAGAATAACAGTCTTCTTGAATCCTAATAAACCACGTGAGTCGTTCAACTGATATATAGTAACCATTTAATTGAACATTACATTCGATGCAAGCACAATTTCTCGTTTTCAGCACATGCATGTTACATTGATGTAGTTTACTATCACAGAAtgatgtaatgtgtgtgtgtgtgtgtgtgtgtgtgtgtgtgtgtgtgtgtgtgtgtgtgtgtgtgtctgaaaCAGTTTCGCTTTGAAAAAAAGATAACGGCAAAAGTAAAGAAACATGTTCGTGTTTATACGATACATAGACAAATGAGTTTATTTACCTTCAATAATCAATGtattgattctgattctgaaatGACATTGCCGTGTTTGTAtaatagatatatttatatgataaatgtatgtgtttgtgtataggAAAATTTAAAGAGCACAAAGGTGTAAAAGAGAAATATTGTGTGGAAAAAGGCGAGGCAGCTTTTATTTCAGCTGTATTTCATTATGTTAAGAGGTCCAACTCATAACCAAACAGGCTGAGGCCATTGCGCCAGGTGTTTAGCTCCTcactttgtttatttcccagAATTCATTCCTCGTCCCAGTATTTAGCAGACCTCTTCTGAACCCGATTTGCCAATCTCTATAAATTTGCTTTACAGAGGTCACGCACTTCAAGTTtcgaaaatgattttttttgttccCCTATTTAGCATGAattgaacttgaaatgaaatactagtacAGTCAAAATAAACACAGCTTCGACTTTGTCATTCTTAAACATACTTATGCTCTACACACTGATTTTCATAAGTAGTATTGATAATCGCAAGTAGAAAATTACATCAATTATTGAACAGCAGAATATTTACGGTTATATTTATGATCTTTATTTCGTTACTAATATGATTGACTAattatataatgaaaacattaatttctttttttttcatcatagGCTCTTTTCAAAGTTCGAATGTACGTGTTGGAAATGACGACTTGCCGAGAAACAATCCCATTTGTTTTAGCTTCAATAATAATGCTAAATCGCCCATAGAGAACAGTGGGGATTGTCAACTACGCGGAAGATATGTGTTTGTGTGGAAGGAAAGAAAAAGTGTCCAAATGGGTGTTTGCGAAGTTCAGGTGTTTGGTGAAGGTATGAACTTCATTATCTTCATATCCCCAATACAAGTGACATAATCTTACACTGAGGCAAATAAACAATGTTTTACAATGGCATGTACAGTGTGGCTTTTGATGAACAAAAAAACAATGTCAGATTTCTCATCAGACGAAAAATCAGACCATTGTTAAATGGTTTTCATCTTTCACATTCTAACGTTTCTTATTAACAAAAAATACTCTCCAACGTTACGTCTTGTGTTTATAAGCTTATGCCACCCAGTGGTGGTTAGTTCAAATATCCTCTAGTTGCTTTTGTAAGTTTACGTTGTAGCTTTCAGAGACGCCATACGTTTCTCTCATATAATAACACATAGGATGTAAGTTTACGTTGTAGCTTTCAGAGACGCCATACGTTTCTGTCATATAATAACACATAGGATGTAAGTTTACGTTGTAGCTTTCAGAGACGCCATACGTTTCTGTCATATAATAACACATAGGATGTAAGTTTACGTTGTAGCTTTCAGAGACGCCATACGTTTCTGTCATATAATAACACATAGGATGTAAGTTTACGTTGTAGCTTTCAGAGACGCCATACGTTTCTGTCATATAATAACACATAGGATGTAAGTTTACGTTGTAGCTTTCAGAGACGCCATACGTTTCTGTCATATAATAACACATAGGATGTAAGTTTACGTTGTAGCTTTCAGAGATGCCATAAGTTTCTACCATATAAGAAACGCCACGGTTTCTGCCGTATAATAACATAGGATGTATAGCACTGCAAATATCTGTATCTTTCTAAATCTGATGACAGCCTTACCGTGCAGCATCCAAGAACATTAAACTttgaacataaaaaataaagttcattaGACATACATTTACGTGGAATCTCGTTTTGCCAACTAGTATAACTTATCATTATTActatttcagaaaaaatatcCATATACAGAATTAAATGAAAGAAGGGAAAAGAATAATAAATACAGCTTAAAAAGTTCTCTTACACCAAACATTACACAACATACTCTGGGATGAAATAGGATTACATAATAAAAGAAGTCTGTCTAAAAAAATACACGTGATCTTTACCGAAATGTGTATAGCTGTACGATACAAAAAGAATCGCCAATTCGTGTCGtacaaaaagaatatttattgttcaccCATTGTATAATATTTCTGCTGACTGCCATAACGCAATGTGACACATGGCAAAAAATAACCGAACGCGGAACAACAGCTTATTAAAGTATATCATGCGTAATGTAGGTGAAGTAAACTcctgaaatttgaaatgtaacCACCGATGTAATGAAAGCTTTATTAAAACAAGACCAATTACACAAactatgtacaaaataaaacaactcAATAGTTATAAGaataacttcattttttttctggtgTGTCGTTCTTCTAGAATTTACTCCTTTATAGTATTAAGATATCAAGAAACTAGTGTAATCAAACACAATCTTACCGTActatttgtaaaatatggaaataaaaGACGGGTTTATTTGATATTCACAGTATTTGAACCAACTGAAGCACCGACAACCGCAGCACCAACCACTGAAGCACCAACCACTGAAGCACCAACCACTGAAGCACCGACAACAGCAGCACCAACCACAGCAGCACCAACCACTGCAGCACCAGGTAGGGTTTCAATGACTTTTCGATAAGTGACCCAACATCTACTATGATTGATAAATGTAAATAGAAATGAGGTGTCCTAATTAAAGTCTTTtagataacataacataattgtCATGTAGGAAGACATTGAAAATGATGGCTCCAACATTGCAT
The genomic region above belongs to Glandiceps talaboti chromosome 8, keGlaTala1.1, whole genome shotgun sequence and contains:
- the LOC144439400 gene encoding uncharacterized protein LOC144439400 — translated: MMKALLMLVIFAAAVTNAYAESENVASGKSVTGIGTTIDLHKIVDGNPLSCGFVRKPTPNGPYFKIDLGKEYDVSRITVFLNPNKPRSFQSSNVRVGNDDLPRNNPICFSFNNNAKSPIENSGDCQLRGRYVFVWKERKSVQMGVCEVQVFGEVFEPTEAPTTAAPTTEAPTTEAPTTEAPTTAAPTTAAPTTAAPDVTTIPTTVACEFPSFIKPVTEGVTVSQSSTNAKVGGTADRAVDGNKDSNLRSGKSCTQTNKEFQPWWLMELSESRGIYKVVITNRQDCCSFRIKNAEVRVGDNPDWTKNPVCGNMVLGKRSKQETITVACGCDTPMNGKYVSIQLIDKTQMLHLCEVEVMA